Proteins from a genomic interval of Bacteroidota bacterium:
- a CDS encoding MDR family oxidoreductase — protein MRALILRRPEDNPKGTVAALEDWDDERVPDEADVLVRVAYSSLNYKDGLAVTGRGRIVRAPFPFVPGIDLAGTVVESASDAWEPGDAVVLTGWGTGEERWGGYAELAWADEDHLVRLPDGLTPRTAMALGTGGLTAMLSVMALEEHGITPEKGEVVVTGASGGVGSLAVALLARLGYQVVASTGSAAAHDFLRGLGATRILDRREIGDAPARPLGSAMWAGAIDGVGGDTLANLLAHTDRHGCVAAYGLVAGHALHTTVMPFILRGVTLAGIDSNTCPTPRREAAWQRLAALLGPDLDDGTLAPLIDDIDLADVTAYSEKILAGETTGRVVVRVSG, from the coding sequence ATGCGTGCGCTCATCCTCCGTCGCCCCGAAGACAATCCCAAGGGCACCGTCGCTGCCCTCGAAGACTGGGACGACGAGCGGGTCCCTGACGAGGCCGATGTGCTCGTGCGCGTCGCCTATTCGAGCCTCAACTACAAGGACGGGCTGGCCGTCACGGGCCGAGGCCGCATCGTGCGCGCGCCATTTCCGTTCGTGCCCGGCATCGACCTCGCGGGGACCGTCGTGGAGTCGGCGAGCGACGCATGGGAGCCCGGCGACGCCGTCGTGCTGACGGGCTGGGGCACGGGCGAGGAGCGCTGGGGCGGCTACGCCGAGTTGGCCTGGGCCGACGAGGACCACCTCGTGCGCCTCCCGGACGGCCTCACCCCGAGGACAGCGATGGCGCTGGGCACGGGCGGCCTCACGGCGATGCTCTCTGTGATGGCGCTGGAGGAGCATGGCATCACGCCGGAGAAGGGCGAGGTCGTGGTCACGGGCGCGTCGGGCGGGGTGGGCAGCCTCGCCGTAGCCCTGCTGGCGCGCCTCGGCTACCAGGTCGTTGCCTCGACTGGGAGCGCGGCGGCACACGACTTCCTGCGCGGCCTCGGAGCCACGCGCATCCTCGACCGCCGCGAGATCGGCGACGCACCCGCGCGCCCGCTCGGCAGCGCGATGTGGGCCGGGGCCATCGACGGCGTCGGGGGCGACACGCTCGCCAACCTGCTCGCGCACACGGACCGTCACGGCTGCGTGGCTGCCTACGGCCTGGTGGCGGGCCACGCCCTCCACACCACGGTGATGCCGTTCATCTTACGCGGCGTCACGCTCGCAGGCATCGACTCCAACACGTGCCCGACGCCCCGCCGCGAGGCCGCGTGGCAGCGCCTAGCCGCGCTCCTCGGCCCCGATCTCGACGACGGCACCCTCGCCCCGCTCATCGACGACATCGACCTGGCGGACGTGACCGCCTACAGCGAGAAGATCCTCGCGGGCGAGACGACGGGGCGCGTGGTGGTGCGCGTCAGCGGCTAG
- a CDS encoding ATP-binding protein: protein MSESLTASALGRRLLLGGLLLLGVLGGTWMAEQASLRAIAADAEREATQTVSALERSAARRLAVLEAQQGDLAQRVARAAAVQAGLRAAVGRAPTATPEADTDAMYRYLGGLALGERLAVEVYTPTQELIGWQGFSLPLGSAAEDSTWLRGRRTGIVNDGVARRALVVWEPVRSGLDTLGAVRVMRLVEQRVPVRNRYLQDYSVTDVWREAAGLPFAVAFDRPETLVAMEQGVLLRGSDGTPLARLAVAEPSADVLLSAAAARWHAVEVFWVVVLLGWIVAGMWQAHGLVLRHAQDERTWAAWWRGVVSLTACTVAFVAARYGLLAADAPALWMRTTPTFDALFDPAYLASDLGAGLARTLGDLLVTSAAAVLIALAVLDLALRLGRRLEYATVHSRSGLRSLLAGMGLASLGGGLLLLVALGVRFVLRDATLDYFERSGPMPEPLTLLAFAALLAGVLACVLVLAALLRFAGAWLGRGEMRGRYRAVFLMGTGGAVVIAFGYSTGTVSELLPVEALALFLAASFALAAYLRRTRFGWATLLSLRVLPLAVLVLSMLAYPLLYQADETLRRERMVEAAYGFRSGQDPRVVLALEQVLADARANPALQRALAEAAPGVVDPDSLDPEPTIPTPVIPADSLLDDPDAPAVPRISRRALMRQRLDSLATDLVTGSLLSALGDYTVAVELRSPVSRRFPEGRTLGRFEETSPVPLRRSRGSDPLRFGALRQTYVDAGEIGFFVQHTLAQDRRGVYRYAGVGPVRVGDDDEPTGWLLIRAEPKPARYVSETPFPRVLVPAGLFEEDEAAFSFAEYQDDVLARTRGALGGPLALDPALRADLTQTRMMWRDESVEERPTLVYYWVPGGSDATVIAVRAPALVLYDHLYNLLRLALSGLPFALGAWVFGVVLRWRAGLFPPRKTRFRDKVLNRFLLVGVAGVIVAGLVGQRVIVEQNRQATQDRLQQRLQRVEAAIQDLALDDPTLADAPITRLLEAVRPDVLGQRLGLDVNLYRGPLLSASSRSQLVRQNLIDRRLPMPVYAALFVDGQRFAFGEDQIGTYTYTTGYKAIANERGQPIGVIAVPTLPEQLTIEEEQARIVAYLFGTLLVLSLAMVLITVLLTNRLTRPFQRLREGLRAIGEGQEAEPLPVEERDEVGELVESFNTMQRQLVESRRQLAAQERELAWREMARQVAHEIKNPLTPMKLSVQHLRRAYQPGDERFTDARFEGLLDRTSGTLIEQIDALSRIASEFASFARLPRRRIERVDLNAVVREAAAAIRDEAAGLARAEIRLALHGAPLWVEADREELRRVYINLLKNALQAMPEERPDDAPPDHITVWTERRRRAWSAVTDTGLGIPEDVQPRIFTPNFSTKNSGMGLGLAIVKKAIEDLGGTIRFETEAEAGTTFFLDLPLSDEEQPLSDEEHGEDQRAQGSVTPAGGAASGDGAVLDATPKREPPNPASSR from the coding sequence TTGTCCGAAAGCCTGACGGCCTCGGCGCTGGGGCGACGGCTGCTGCTGGGTGGGCTTTTGCTGCTCGGCGTGCTGGGGGGGACATGGATGGCCGAGCAGGCATCGCTCCGGGCGATCGCTGCCGACGCCGAGCGCGAGGCCACGCAGACCGTCTCCGCGCTGGAGCGCTCGGCAGCCCGCCGGCTGGCCGTGCTGGAAGCGCAGCAAGGCGACCTTGCGCAGCGGGTGGCGCGAGCCGCGGCCGTCCAGGCAGGCCTGCGGGCCGCGGTGGGACGCGCCCCGACGGCCACGCCCGAAGCCGACACCGACGCGATGTATCGCTACCTCGGTGGCCTCGCCCTCGGCGAGCGCCTCGCCGTCGAGGTGTACACGCCCACGCAGGAACTGATCGGGTGGCAGGGCTTCAGCCTGCCGCTCGGCTCGGCGGCCGAGGACTCGACGTGGCTGCGGGGGCGACGGACGGGCATCGTCAACGACGGCGTGGCGCGGCGCGCGCTGGTGGTCTGGGAGCCCGTGCGGAGCGGCCTCGACACGCTTGGGGCCGTCCGGGTGATGCGGCTCGTGGAGCAGCGGGTGCCGGTCCGCAACCGCTACCTCCAAGACTATAGCGTCACCGACGTCTGGCGTGAGGCGGCGGGCCTGCCGTTCGCGGTGGCGTTCGATCGTCCGGAGACGCTCGTGGCGATGGAGCAGGGGGTCCTGCTGCGGGGCAGCGACGGGACGCCGCTGGCGCGCCTAGCCGTGGCCGAGCCCTCGGCGGACGTGTTGCTGTCGGCGGCGGCGGCGCGGTGGCACGCGGTGGAGGTGTTCTGGGTGGTGGTGCTGCTCGGCTGGATCGTGGCGGGGATGTGGCAGGCGCACGGCCTGGTGCTGCGGCACGCGCAGGACGAGCGCACCTGGGCGGCATGGTGGCGCGGCGTGGTGTCGCTGACAGCCTGCACCGTGGCGTTCGTGGCGGCCCGCTACGGCCTCCTCGCCGCCGACGCGCCGGCACTCTGGATGCGGACCACGCCGACCTTCGATGCACTCTTCGACCCCGCCTATCTCGCCTCCGACTTGGGCGCTGGGCTCGCCCGAACGCTCGGCGACCTGCTCGTTACCTCCGCTGCGGCTGTCTTGATCGCCCTGGCCGTGCTCGACCTCGCGCTCCGTCTTGGCCGGCGGTTGGAGTACGCGACGGTGCACTCCCGTTCTGGACTACGAAGCCTGCTGGCGGGCATGGGGCTCGCGTCGCTCGGGGGCGGGCTCCTTCTGCTCGTTGCGCTCGGCGTGCGCTTCGTGCTCCGCGATGCGACGCTGGACTACTTCGAGCGCAGCGGTCCCATGCCGGAGCCGCTCACGCTCCTCGCGTTTGCGGCGCTGCTGGCAGGGGTGCTCGCCTGCGTGCTTGTGCTCGCGGCGCTGTTGCGCTTCGCCGGGGCCTGGCTTGGACGCGGGGAGATGCGCGGGCGCTACCGTGCGGTATTCCTCATGGGAACGGGTGGTGCTGTCGTGATCGCCTTCGGCTACTCTACGGGGACCGTGAGCGAGCTCCTACCCGTCGAGGCCCTCGCCCTATTCCTGGCAGCGTCGTTTGCGCTCGCGGCCTACCTCCGCCGCACCCGTTTCGGGTGGGCGACGTTGCTCTCGCTGCGGGTGCTCCCGTTGGCCGTGCTCGTCCTCTCGATGCTCGCCTATCCATTGCTCTACCAAGCCGACGAGACGCTGCGCCGCGAACGTATGGTTGAGGCCGCCTACGGCTTCCGCAGCGGCCAGGACCCCCGCGTGGTGCTGGCGCTCGAACAGGTGCTGGCCGACGCGCGCGCCAACCCCGCGCTCCAGCGCGCGCTCGCCGAGGCCGCGCCTGGGGTCGTGGACCCCGACAGCCTCGACCCGGAGCCGACGATCCCGACGCCGGTCATCCCGGCCGACAGCCTCCTGGACGACCCCGACGCGCCGGCCGTGCCGCGGATATCGCGCCGTGCCCTCATGCGCCAGCGCCTCGACTCGCTCGCGACGGACCTCGTCACGGGCTCGCTCCTCTCCGCGCTCGGGGACTATACGGTGGCCGTGGAGCTGCGCAGCCCCGTATCGCGCCGCTTCCCAGAGGGGCGCACGCTGGGCCGCTTCGAAGAAACCAGCCCCGTGCCGCTGCGGCGTAGCCGCGGCAGCGACCCGCTCCGCTTTGGTGCGCTGCGGCAAACCTACGTGGACGCGGGCGAGATCGGATTCTTCGTCCAACACACGCTCGCCCAGGACCGACGCGGCGTCTACCGCTACGCCGGCGTCGGCCCCGTGCGCGTGGGCGACGACGACGAGCCGACGGGCTGGCTGCTCATCCGCGCGGAGCCCAAGCCAGCGCGCTACGTCTCCGAGACGCCCTTCCCGCGCGTGCTCGTGCCTGCGGGCCTGTTCGAGGAAGACGAGGCCGCGTTCTCCTTCGCCGAGTACCAGGACGACGTGCTCGCCCGGACCCGCGGGGCGCTCGGTGGCCCGCTCGCGCTCGACCCAGCGCTGCGCGCCGACCTGACGCAGACCCGCATGATGTGGCGAGACGAGTCCGTGGAGGAGCGCCCGACGCTGGTCTACTATTGGGTGCCCGGCGGCTCCGACGCTACTGTGATTGCGGTGCGCGCCCCCGCGCTGGTGCTCTACGACCATCTCTACAACCTGCTACGCCTCGCGCTCTCTGGGCTTCCGTTCGCACTCGGGGCCTGGGTGTTCGGGGTGGTGCTCCGGTGGCGGGCCGGGCTCTTCCCGCCCCGCAAGACGCGCTTCCGCGACAAGGTGCTCAATCGGTTCTTGCTCGTCGGCGTGGCCGGTGTGATCGTGGCCGGGCTGGTCGGGCAGCGCGTGATCGTGGAGCAAAACCGCCAGGCCACCCAGGACCGGCTCCAGCAGCGCCTCCAACGCGTCGAGGCAGCCATCCAAGACCTCGCGCTCGACGACCCCACGCTCGCCGACGCGCCCATCACGCGCCTCCTCGAAGCGGTCCGTCCCGACGTGCTCGGTCAACGCCTCGGCCTCGACGTGAACCTCTACCGGGGCCCGCTTCTCTCGGCGTCGAGCCGCTCCCAGCTCGTCCGGCAGAACCTCATCGACCGCCGCCTTCCGATGCCGGTCTACGCCGCGCTCTTCGTGGACGGGCAGCGGTTCGCGTTTGGCGAGGACCAGATCGGCACCTACACCTACACCACGGGCTACAAGGCCATCGCCAACGAGCGGGGGCAGCCGATCGGTGTCATCGCCGTGCCGACGCTGCCCGAGCAGCTCACCATCGAGGAGGAGCAAGCCCGCATCGTGGCCTACCTCTTCGGCACGCTGCTGGTGCTCTCGCTGGCGATGGTGCTCATCACCGTCCTCCTCACGAACCGGCTCACACGCCCGTTTCAGCGGCTCCGCGAGGGCCTGCGCGCCATCGGCGAGGGCCAGGAGGCCGAGCCACTGCCCGTCGAGGAGCGCGACGAGGTCGGCGAACTCGTGGAGTCGTTCAACACGATGCAGCGGCAACTCGTCGAGAGCCGGCGCCAACTGGCCGCGCAGGAGCGCGAGCTCGCCTGGCGCGAGATGGCCCGGCAGGTAGCGCACGAGATCAAGAACCCGCTCACGCCGATGAAGCTCTCGGTGCAGCACCTCCGCCGCGCCTACCAACCGGGCGACGAGCGCTTCACCGATGCTCGCTTCGAGGGCCTCCTCGACCGCACCTCCGGCACGCTCATCGAGCAGATCGACGCGCTCAGCCGCATCGCGAGCGAGTTTGCCAGCTTCGCACGCCTTCCTCGCCGCCGCATCGAGCGGGTCGACCTCAACGCCGTTGTGCGCGAAGCCGCCGCGGCCATCCGTGACGAGGCGGCTGGGCTCGCCCGCGCCGAGATCCGCCTCGCGCTCCACGGGGCACCGCTCTGGGTCGAGGCCGACCGGGAGGAGTTGCGGCGGGTCTACATCAACCTCCTCAAGAACGCGCTCCAGGCGATGCCCGAAGAGCGCCCAGACGATGCACCTCCGGATCACATCACGGTCTGGACCGAGCGCCGCCGCCGTGCGTGGAGCGCCGTCACAGACACCGGCCTGGGCATCCCTGAGGACGTGCAGCCGCGCATCTTCACGCCCAACTTCTCGACGAAGAACAGCGGGATGGGCCTCGGGCTGGCTATCGTCAAGAAGGCGATCGAAGACCTCGGCGGGACGATCCGCTTCGAGACGGAGGCCGAAGCCGGCACCACCTTCTTCCTCGACCTCCCGCTTTCCGACGAGGAACAACCGCTTTCCGACGAGGAACACGGCGAGGACCAGAGGGCGCAGGGCAGCGTCACCCCAGCCGGAGGTGCCGCCTCAGGCGATGGCGCGGTGCTAGATGCCACGCCCAAGCGTGAGCCGCCGAACCCGGCGTCTAGCCGCTGA
- a CDS encoding glycosyltransferase, which translates to MTLVSRVCALIVTYNRRALLADTLAGLAAQTHALDHVLVVDNASTDDTAAFLAAQHPAVEHLRLDRNTGSAGGFHAGLAHAQHAVHEGRPFDFVWVMDDDVVPEPDCLALLLAVAASSGKAVVVPERREADGTVRRAEHRLDDARQRYVPLDCPTSLDAPATEPESPPRWCATDVFTFEGPLVHRRALDAAGPHSEAAQPDAGLFITADDTHFAIAVYHALGPGASALVPDAGLRRQVPPPTDTVLVRSALKGWLTGKPALDLWPDRAHWKRVYYFRNRHLVWKHLGWRRRRWRHAALHAGYLVTDALAARRLGWAWRTRLRWNARAFWLGLRGRSGAFLNPARYFAEIEDERSRRPRR; encoded by the coding sequence ATGACGCTTGTGTCCAGAGTCTGCGCCCTCATCGTCACCTACAACCGCCGGGCGCTGCTGGCCGATACCCTCGCGGGGCTCGCTGCGCAGACGCACGCCCTCGACCACGTGCTCGTGGTGGACAACGCCTCGACGGACGACACGGCGGCCTTCCTCGCCGCGCAGCATCCGGCCGTGGAGCACCTACGCCTCGATCGTAACACGGGCTCGGCGGGCGGCTTCCATGCGGGGCTCGCTCACGCACAGCACGCCGTGCACGAAGGCCGACCGTTCGACTTCGTCTGGGTGATGGACGACGACGTGGTCCCGGAGCCCGACTGCCTGGCGTTGCTCCTCGCGGTTGCTGCGTCGAGTGGCAAGGCGGTCGTCGTCCCAGAGCGCCGGGAGGCCGACGGTACCGTCCGCCGCGCCGAGCACCGCCTCGACGACGCTCGGCAGCGCTACGTCCCGCTCGACTGCCCCACCTCGCTCGACGCCCCTGCAACCGAACCCGAATCACCACCGCGCTGGTGCGCCACGGACGTATTCACGTTCGAGGGGCCGCTCGTGCATCGTCGTGCGCTGGACGCGGCGGGCCCCCACAGCGAGGCGGCGCAGCCAGACGCCGGACTCTTCATCACAGCTGACGATACGCACTTCGCCATCGCTGTCTACCATGCGCTCGGTCCCGGTGCCTCAGCGCTCGTGCCGGACGCGGGCCTCCGCCGCCAGGTCCCACCGCCTACCGACACCGTGCTCGTCCGCTCCGCGCTCAAAGGCTGGCTCACGGGCAAACCGGCTCTCGACCTCTGGCCCGACCGCGCCCACTGGAAACGGGTCTACTACTTTCGCAATCGGCACCTCGTCTGGAAGCACCTGGGGTGGCGCCGCCGTCGCTGGCGGCACGCGGCGCTGCATGCGGGCTACCTCGTCACCGACGCGCTCGCGGCGCGACGTCTCGGGTGGGCGTGGCGCACGCGGCTCCGCTGGAATGCCCGCGCGTTCTGGCTCGGGCTGCGCGGCCGGTCCGGCGCCTTCCTGAACCCCGCTCGCTACTTCGCCGAGATCGAAGACGAACGGTCTCGGCGACCACGTCGATGA
- a CDS encoding YraN family protein, translating into MASPSNDPASRSGNASRNKETGDHGEDLAAAYLEAQGFVVMDRNYRFEREEIDLIVWERDDLFGLGGALVFVEVKTRRGTGFGRPEAAVTPSKQAAIRRVAEAYLYERKLDSTVCRFDVVAVLLPPGRDPVIEHFRDAFGMEG; encoded by the coding sequence ATGGCGTCCCCCTCCAACGATCCCGCATCGCGGAGCGGAAACGCATCGCGCAACAAGGAAACGGGCGACCACGGCGAAGACCTGGCCGCCGCCTACCTCGAAGCGCAGGGCTTCGTGGTGATGGACCGCAACTATCGCTTCGAGCGCGAGGAGATCGACCTCATCGTCTGGGAGCGCGACGACCTGTTCGGGCTCGGCGGCGCACTCGTGTTCGTCGAGGTCAAGACGCGACGCGGCACGGGCTTCGGGCGCCCCGAAGCCGCCGTCACCCCCTCTAAGCAAGCCGCCATTCGCCGCGTCGCCGAGGCCTACCTCTATGAGCGGAAGCTCGACAGCACCGTCTGTCGCTTCGACGTGGTGGCCGTGTTGCTACCGCCCGGCCGCGACCCCGTCATCGAGCACTTCCGCGATGCTTTCGGGATGGAAGGGTGA
- a CDS encoding inorganic diphosphatase encodes MHAWHDLDPGRDPGQQFNAVIEVPKGGTVKYELDKRTGLIRVDRVLYSAVYYPANYGFIPRTLGGDGDPLDVLVLMSESVDPLSILRARVIGALPMVDDAGDDEKILAVCADDPGFAHIQTIDDLPKHQRNQIERFFLDYKTLEGKMVKTKGYLDKEEATRVIEECIDRYTAKFPERAWKGA; translated from the coding sequence ATGCACGCCTGGCACGACCTCGACCCCGGCCGCGACCCCGGCCAGCAGTTCAACGCCGTCATCGAAGTGCCGAAGGGCGGCACCGTCAAGTACGAACTCGACAAGCGCACCGGCCTCATCCGCGTCGACCGTGTGCTCTACAGCGCGGTCTACTATCCGGCCAACTACGGCTTCATCCCGCGCACGCTCGGCGGCGACGGCGACCCGCTCGACGTGCTCGTGCTGATGAGCGAATCCGTGGACCCGCTCTCGATTCTCCGCGCCCGCGTGATCGGCGCCCTCCCGATGGTGGACGACGCGGGCGACGACGAGAAGATTCTCGCTGTCTGCGCCGACGACCCTGGCTTTGCGCACATCCAAACCATCGACGACCTCCCGAAACACCAGCGTAACCAGATCGAGCGCTTCTTCCTCGACTACAAGACGCTCGAAGGCAAGATGGTTAAGACGAAAGGTTACCTCGACAAGGAAGAGGCGACCCGCGTCATCGAGGAGTGCATCGACCGCTACACCGCGAAATTCCCCGAGCGCGCCTGGAAGGGAGCGTAG
- a CDS encoding ArsA family ATPase gives MPRILLFTGKGGVGKTTTAAATALAAARRGLRTLVLSTDPAHSLADALDRPLGPEPVAVADNLWAQEIDLYYSMKKHWASLRDLLLVLFKWQGVEKVAAEELAALPGMGEASALLWVEQVYEAGTYDLIVLDAAPTGETLTLLTLPQVTQWWVAKAFPFQKAAIKSVGRAVRATTGIPLDKGYEELDRLFGKLEAIQAVMQDPAVTSVRLVCNPERMVIAEARRAHTYLQLYGYHVDAVVVNRVLPDTEATADGFLTKYVAAQRGYLDEIADSFAPLPILRVPHQGQEVFGLDLLDQIGDTLYPVEGDDPRDPASVLHREPTTKLTEVGDAYDLALRVPFADADEIVAEQFADEVVVQVRNQRRHVALPNFLAYYTLTDAEHDQTWLHLRFEPSS, from the coding sequence ATGCCTCGCATCCTCCTCTTCACTGGCAAAGGCGGCGTCGGCAAGACGACTACCGCCGCCGCCACGGCGCTCGCTGCCGCCCGACGCGGCCTCCGCACGCTCGTCCTCTCCACGGACCCCGCCCACTCGCTCGCCGACGCGCTCGACCGGCCGCTCGGCCCTGAACCGGTTGCCGTTGCCGACAACCTCTGGGCGCAGGAGATCGACCTCTACTACTCGATGAAGAAGCACTGGGCGAGCCTGCGCGACCTGCTGCTCGTCCTCTTCAAGTGGCAGGGCGTCGAGAAGGTGGCCGCTGAAGAACTCGCGGCGCTGCCCGGCATGGGCGAGGCCTCGGCGCTGCTGTGGGTCGAGCAGGTCTACGAGGCGGGCACCTACGACCTCATCGTGCTCGACGCGGCGCCGACGGGGGAGACGCTCACGCTGCTCACCCTCCCCCAGGTGACGCAGTGGTGGGTGGCGAAGGCGTTCCCGTTCCAGAAGGCCGCGATCAAGTCGGTCGGCCGCGCGGTCCGCGCCACCACCGGCATCCCGCTCGACAAGGGCTACGAGGAACTCGACCGCCTCTTCGGCAAGCTCGAAGCCATCCAGGCGGTGATGCAGGACCCGGCGGTGACCTCGGTGCGGCTCGTCTGCAACCCCGAGCGCATGGTGATCGCCGAGGCGCGGCGCGCGCACACCTACCTCCAACTCTACGGCTACCACGTCGATGCGGTCGTGGTGAACCGCGTGCTGCCAGACACGGAGGCGACCGCCGACGGCTTCCTCACGAAGTACGTCGCCGCGCAGCGGGGCTATCTCGACGAGATTGCCGACAGCTTCGCCCCGCTGCCCATCCTCCGCGTCCCGCACCAGGGCCAGGAGGTGTTCGGCCTCGATCTCCTCGACCAAATCGGCGACACCCTCTACCCAGTCGAGGGCGACGACCCGCGCGACCCGGCGTCCGTGCTCCACCGCGAGCCGACCACCAAGCTCACCGAAGTCGGCGACGCCTACGACCTCGCGCTCCGTGTCCCTTTCGCCGATGCCGACGAGATCGTGGCCGAGCAGTTTGCCGACGAGGTCGTCGTGCAGGTGCGCAACCAGCGGCGGCACGTGGCGCTGCCCAACTTCCTCGCCTACTACACGCTCACGGACGCCGAGCACGACCAGACCTGGCTCCACCTCCGCTTCGAGCCTTCGTCATGA
- a CDS encoding SAM-dependent chlorinase/fluorinase — protein sequence MLITLLTDFGSQDGYVAAMKGVVLARAPGARLVDVSHEVAPQDVMAAAFVLRQAWPHFPPGTVHLVVVDPGVGTERRAVAARFGDHLVVGPDNGLFPLAFAPSIVGDVASAQPDEAVVLDDPKMWRTAEPSRTFHGRDLFAPAAAALASGAPLADLGSPLDALRPMHWLQPQADAHGIQGWVLHLDRFGNAITNIPRALVEAHADGRAVKGYVGSTILRGIQPTYGAVAEGDPLLLYGSDGLLEVGVRGGSAASLLSLRQGMRLQLVFS from the coding sequence GTGCTCATCACTTTGCTCACTGACTTCGGCAGCCAGGACGGCTACGTGGCTGCCATGAAGGGCGTGGTGCTGGCGCGGGCCCCTGGCGCACGGCTCGTGGACGTGAGCCACGAGGTCGCTCCGCAGGACGTGATGGCGGCGGCGTTCGTGCTGCGGCAGGCTTGGCCGCACTTTCCACCAGGCACCGTGCACCTCGTGGTCGTGGATCCAGGCGTTGGCACGGAGCGGCGGGCCGTGGCTGCGCGCTTCGGCGACCACCTCGTCGTGGGGCCCGACAACGGGTTGTTCCCGCTCGCGTTTGCGCCCAGCATCGTCGGCGACGTGGCGAGTGCGCAGCCGGATGAGGCTGTTGTGCTCGACGACCCCAAGATGTGGCGCACGGCGGAGCCTAGCCGAACCTTCCACGGGCGCGACCTGTTCGCCCCAGCCGCCGCCGCCTTGGCCTCGGGCGCGCCGCTCGCCGACCTCGGGAGCCCTCTCGACGCGCTGCGCCCCATGCATTGGCTTCAGCCCCAGGCCGACGCGCATGGCATCCAGGGCTGGGTGCTCCACCTCGACCGCTTCGGCAACGCGATCACAAACATTCCCCGCGCGTTGGTGGAGGCACACGCCGACGGTCGCGCGGTGAAGGGCTATGTGGGCTCCACGATCCTGCGCGGCATCCAGCCCACCTACGGCGCCGTGGCCGAGGGCGACCCGCTGCTGCTCTACGGCTCCGACGGCCTCCTCGAAGTGGGAGTGCGGGGCGGGAGCGCGGCGTCCCTGCTCTCGCTACGCCAGGGCATGCGCCTCCAGCTTGTTTTTTCCTGA
- a CDS encoding polysaccharide biosynthesis protein produces MTDVPQRFRRWALLFLADALVVYVAFVGALVLRTGRAVWLPSEVGYEATFAITALVSLAALLVARGYTQAPWTMRLGDYARLTKALAVGGILAVGLDYLAGPFRMPMRGIVAGQWLLTVVGVLGVRIAARLAVERWPKLAGDLLPVPLTLHHLFDRPDPTVDRPALVRYLAPRTVLVTGAGGSVGSELARQLAAFGPARLVLVDIGELGLFNLEPQLAAYDGDLVLRIADLRNEQAVQRLLTTYQPDVVLHAAAYKHVPLMEAHPREAFANNTLATARLVRACEAAGVEQFVFISTDKAVAPTSVLGTTKRLAEWAVRAGGRTMRRKAVRFGNVFGSQGSVVPRFVQQIEAGGPVTVTHPEMTRYFMSAEEAATLVLHTLVLDEAPLFLLRMGEPMRIVDLAERLIRHLAPGQDIAIEFTGIRPGEKLHEQLWEPDERPTETRHPAILGLTSTPPLSHAELDTLLHDLAAIDEDEALRTALQRATQQHA; encoded by the coding sequence TTGACTGACGTCCCCCAACGATTCCGGCGCTGGGCGCTGCTGTTCCTCGCCGATGCCCTCGTCGTGTACGTCGCGTTCGTAGGCGCGCTGGTGTTGCGGACCGGGCGCGCCGTGTGGCTGCCCAGCGAGGTCGGCTACGAGGCAACGTTTGCGATTACAGCGCTGGTCTCCCTCGCAGCGCTGCTGGTTGCCCGAGGCTACACGCAGGCCCCGTGGACGATGCGCCTCGGCGACTACGCGCGGTTGACCAAGGCGCTCGCCGTCGGCGGCATCCTCGCGGTCGGGCTCGACTACCTCGCGGGGCCGTTCCGCATGCCGATGCGCGGGATCGTGGCAGGGCAGTGGCTGCTGACGGTGGTGGGTGTCCTCGGCGTTCGGATCGCAGCGCGGCTGGCCGTGGAGCGCTGGCCGAAGCTCGCTGGCGACCTCCTGCCCGTACCGCTCACGCTCCACCACCTGTTCGATCGCCCGGACCCGACGGTGGACCGTCCGGCGCTCGTGCGCTACCTCGCGCCGCGTACCGTCCTCGTCACGGGGGCCGGCGGCTCCGTGGGGTCCGAGCTGGCTCGGCAACTCGCGGCGTTTGGGCCGGCGCGGCTCGTGCTCGTAGACATCGGGGAGTTGGGCTTGTTCAACCTCGAACCGCAGCTCGCGGCCTACGACGGCGACCTCGTGCTCCGTATCGCCGACCTGCGCAACGAGCAGGCCGTGCAACGGCTCCTGACGACCTACCAGCCCGACGTAGTGCTGCACGCTGCCGCCTACAAGCACGTCCCGCTGATGGAGGCGCACCCGCGCGAGGCGTTCGCCAACAACACCTTGGCCACGGCGCGGCTCGTGCGCGCCTGCGAGGCCGCGGGCGTCGAGCAGTTCGTGTTTATCTCGACCGACAAGGCCGTTGCGCCCACGAGCGTGCTCGGCACCACGAAGCGGCTCGCCGAGTGGGCCGTCCGCGCGGGAGGCCGCACGATGCGCCGCAAGGCCGTCCGCTTCGGCAATGTCTTCGGCAGCCAGGGCTCTGTCGTGCCCCGCTTCGTCCAGCAGATCGAAGCCGGCGGCCCGGTCACGGTGACGCACCCCGAGATGACGCGCTACTTCATGTCCGCCGAGGAGGCCGCGACGCTTGTCCTCCACACGCTCGTGCTGGACGAGGCGCCGCTCTTCCTGCTTCGGATGGGCGAGCCGATGCGTATCGTGGACCTCGCCGAGCGGCTCATCCGTCACCTGGCGCCTGGGCAGGACATCGCCATCGAGTTCACAGGCATCCGGCCGGGCGAGAAGCTGCACGAGCAACTCTGGGAGCCCGACGAGCGCCCGACGGAGACGCGCCACCCCGCGATCCTCGGCCTCACGAGCACCCCGCCCCTCAGCCACGCCGAACTCGACACGCTCTTGCATGACCTGGCCGCCATCGACGAGGACGAAGCGCTTCGTACGGCGTTGCAGCGCGCCACCCAGCAGCACGCATAG